One window of the Spirochaetota bacterium genome contains the following:
- the carA gene encoding carbamoyl-phosphate synthase small subunit has product MARDAFLILEDGTEFKGRLFGSDRESMGEVVFNTSMSGYQEVLTDPSYHGQIVAMTYPMIGNYGVNAEDVESARVYVAGFVVKEYSKRYSNFRATMSLEDYLVRENVAGIEGVDTRRLTRHIRDKGALRGGIFFQGEGAVARLKEYPTMEGLDLATGVSCTKAYGFGENDPANPTIAVYDFGVKTNILRLLKASGFNIMVYPANTPLADVIRAGAKGIFLSNGPGDPAAVPYARDLVKDIVRAKLPCFGICLGHQIMGLGLGGRTYKLKFGHRGANQPVKNVASGQVEITSQNHGFAVDYDSMKSMPEIEVTHMNLNDNTVEGFRHKTLPFFCVQYHPESSPGPHDSRYLFEEFRRLVTAV; this is encoded by the coding sequence ATGGCACGCGATGCCTTTTTAATACTAGAGGACGGCACGGAATTCAAGGGCCGTCTGTTCGGGAGCGACAGGGAGTCCATGGGCGAGGTGGTGTTCAACACCTCCATGAGCGGCTACCAGGAGGTGCTCACCGATCCCAGCTACCACGGCCAGATCGTGGCGATGACCTATCCCATGATCGGCAACTACGGCGTGAACGCCGAGGACGTCGAATCCGCGCGGGTGTACGTCGCCGGTTTCGTGGTCAAGGAATACAGCAAGCGCTACTCCAACTTCCGCGCGACCATGTCGCTCGAGGACTACCTGGTGCGCGAAAACGTCGCCGGGATCGAGGGCGTGGACACGAGGCGGCTCACGCGCCACATCCGCGACAAGGGGGCGCTACGCGGGGGGATATTTTTCCAGGGCGAGGGCGCGGTCGCGCGGCTCAAGGAGTACCCGACCATGGAAGGGCTCGATCTGGCGACCGGCGTCTCCTGCACCAAGGCGTACGGCTTCGGGGAGAACGATCCGGCAAACCCGACTATCGCGGTCTACGATTTCGGTGTAAAGACCAACATCCTCAGGCTTCTCAAGGCGAGCGGGTTCAACATAATGGTATATCCGGCGAACACGCCGCTCGCGGACGTGATCAGGGCGGGCGCAAAGGGCATCTTTCTTTCTAACGGCCCCGGGGACCCGGCCGCGGTTCCCTACGCCAGGGATCTCGTGAAGGATATCGTGCGCGCGAAGCTGCCCTGTTTCGGGATATGCCTGGGACACCAGATCATGGGCCTGGGGCTCGGTGGGCGCACCTACAAGCTCAAGTTCGGGCACCGGGGCGCGAACCAGCCTGTGAAAAACGTGGCCTCGGGACAGGTCGAGATCACCTCGCAGAATCACGGCTTCGCCGTCGATTACGACTCCATGAAGAGCATGCCGGAAATTGAAGTCACGCACATGAACCTGAACGACAACACCGTCGAGGGGTTCCGTCATAAAACGCTGCCGTTTTTCTGCGTGCAGTATCACCCGGAGTCGAGCCCCGGACCGCACGATTCGCGGTACCTCTTCGAGGAGTTCCGCAGGCTCGTCACCGCGGTATAA